In Moorena sp. SIOASIH, the following proteins share a genomic window:
- a CDS encoding PAS domain S-box protein, with translation MSIVNLIMINFFDYLLFAETFILQGNCYLQQPNLIWLHLISDSLITLAYYVIPILLVYLIRQRQDLPFKGLLILFGALIIASGTTHLMELWTLWYPAYWLSGSIKAITAIVSVYTAINLFSVLPRVLAFPSLARLEQLNQELKSQIEERILAEQSLRKREQRWQLALQGANQGIWDWNPKTNETFFSSRCKEMLGYDENYDIGNYNHQWRTHIHRDDVDQVIKAMKDHLAQKTPYYVQEYRLQCNDGSYKWILDQGQALWNEAGDAVRVVGSITDISVRKQTEEAFQENEKALKSNEERLRAIMSSLQDVVWSVSLPSGILRYVNLAFEQVYGRPTFELFSDQDNLWRQFIVPEDFEHVEKAWRAVQENRRESWDLEYRIQLSNGEIRWLNDRARVVRRDNGTSVHLHGITTDITERKQQEAQLQQLNRELQQLNRELEIRVQQRTAALLESEQRFRSLFESAPDFIHILDTQGMIEQVNPAVIHQSGYAESELIGNRLEEFFTPTYQNICQQQFPVLLEQGTYRQEIEFVCKNGTILTTDYSCSVVHDTQGNISYILVLQRDITSRKRFEQERTQLIASLQESERRWRSLLEHVRLVVVGLDRQGKVEYVNPFFLELTKYTEAEVLGKDWFENFLPNSQQKSVQQYFQDILDPDFQPHYQHSILTKSKQEKIIAWNNTLLQNVQGEAIGTMSIGEDITERYAIERMKDEFTSVVSHELRTPLTSIHGALNLLSTGLIQPQSERGQRVIGIAADSAERLVRLVNDILELERLESGKIRLSKQPVNAAELMVKAVDQVQVMANRAGIKLEVSPQAIESEIEFEADSDRIIQVITNLLSNGIKFSDRGSSLWLTVELQQPEEPETTSPPDPNSAMILFTVKDQGRGIPADKLESIFGRFQQVDASDARKKGGTGLGLAICRNIVEQHGGKIWVESTVGEGSSFYFTLPKETAAAEGENHDN, from the coding sequence ATGTCAATTGTCAACCTAATTATGATCAATTTCTTTGACTATCTCCTATTTGCCGAAACGTTTATTCTCCAAGGCAACTGCTACCTCCAGCAGCCTAACTTGATCTGGCTGCACCTGATCAGTGATTCCCTAATTACCCTAGCCTACTATGTGATTCCCATACTGCTAGTGTACTTGATTAGGCAGCGGCAGGATCTGCCTTTCAAGGGACTCTTGATTTTGTTTGGGGCGTTGATTATTGCCTCTGGCACCACTCACCTGATGGAACTATGGACGCTTTGGTATCCAGCTTACTGGCTATCAGGCTCTATTAAAGCAATTACAGCTATAGTTTCTGTCTACACTGCCATAAATTTATTCTCTGTTCTACCTCGAGTCCTCGCTTTTCCCAGTCTGGCTAGGCTTGAGCAGCTCAACCAGGAGCTAAAATCTCAAATTGAAGAGCGTATTTTGGCAGAGCAATCCTTACGAAAACGTGAGCAACGCTGGCAATTGGCACTACAGGGAGCTAATCAGGGAATTTGGGACTGGAACCCCAAAACCAATGAAACCTTTTTCTCCAGCCGATGTAAGGAAATGCTGGGGTATGATGAAAACTACGACATCGGAAACTATAACCATCAATGGCGGACACACATTCATCGCGATGATGTAGACCAGGTGATAAAAGCCATGAAGGATCACTTGGCTCAGAAAACCCCCTATTACGTTCAAGAGTATCGCTTACAGTGCAACGACGGCAGCTACAAATGGATTCTTGACCAGGGACAAGCACTTTGGAATGAAGCAGGTGATGCAGTGCGGGTGGTTGGCTCAATTACGGATATTAGCGTACGCAAGCAGACAGAAGAAGCATTTCAAGAAAATGAAAAGGCACTTAAGTCCAACGAAGAGCGGCTCCGAGCAATTATGAGTTCTCTTCAAGACGTGGTGTGGTCAGTATCACTGCCTTCTGGGATACTGCGCTATGTTAATTTAGCCTTCGAGCAAGTTTACGGTCGCCCAACTTTCGAGCTATTCAGCGATCAAGACAACCTATGGCGACAGTTTATTGTCCCAGAAGATTTTGAGCATGTTGAGAAAGCATGGCGAGCTGTTCAAGAAAATCGTCGTGAATCGTGGGATTTAGAATATAGAATTCAGCTCAGTAATGGAGAAATTCGCTGGCTGAACGATCGCGCTCGTGTGGTTAGGCGTGATAATGGCACCTCTGTACATCTTCACGGCATCACTACGGATATCACGGAGCGTAAACAGCAAGAAGCTCAACTGCAACAACTCAATCGAGAATTACAACAACTCAATCGAGAATTAGAAATTAGGGTTCAACAGCGCACAGCTGCTTTACTCGAAAGCGAACAACGATTCCGTTCGTTGTTTGAATCTGCCCCAGATTTTATCCATATATTAGATACTCAGGGCATGATTGAGCAAGTGAACCCGGCTGTCATCCACCAGTCAGGTTATGCTGAATCAGAATTGATCGGTAATCGCTTAGAAGAGTTCTTTACCCCCACATACCAAAACATTTGCCAGCAACAGTTTCCAGTTTTACTGGAGCAGGGAACCTATCGTCAAGAAATTGAGTTTGTCTGCAAAAATGGGACAATTCTTACCACAGACTACTCTTGTTCAGTGGTTCATGATACTCAAGGAAACATTAGCTATATCTTAGTGTTGCAGCGAGATATTACTTCACGTAAACGATTTGAACAAGAACGTACCCAGTTAATTGCTAGCTTACAGGAATCAGAGCGACGGTGGCGCAGCCTTCTCGAACATGTGCGACTGGTGGTGGTGGGACTAGACCGACAGGGTAAAGTGGAGTATGTCAATCCCTTCTTCCTAGAATTGACTAAGTACACAGAAGCAGAAGTTTTAGGCAAGGACTGGTTTGAAAACTTCCTGCCCAATTCCCAGCAAAAGTCAGTACAGCAATACTTCCAGGACATCCTAGATCCAGACTTTCAACCCCACTATCAGCACTCGATTCTCACCAAGTCAAAGCAAGAAAAAATCATTGCTTGGAATAATACTCTACTCCAAAATGTCCAGGGAGAGGCAATTGGCACCATGAGTATTGGGGAAGATATTACCGAGCGCTACGCTATTGAACGGATGAAAGATGAATTCACCTCCGTGGTCAGCCACGAACTCCGTACCCCCCTAACCTCAATTCATGGTGCCTTGAACCTGTTATCAACTGGTCTAATTCAACCTCAGTCTGAACGAGGACAGCGTGTAATTGGCATTGCCGCTGACAGTGCTGAGCGTTTAGTGCGACTGGTTAACGATATTTTGGAGCTGGAACGTCTGGAATCTGGTAAGATCCGTTTGTCTAAGCAGCCAGTGAATGCAGCTGAGTTGATGGTTAAAGCTGTTGATCAGGTGCAGGTGATGGCTAATCGAGCTGGGATTAAATTGGAAGTCTCGCCCCAAGCTATTGAATCTGAGATTGAATTCGAGGCTGATAGCGATCGCATTATTCAAGTCATAACCAATTTACTCAGCAATGGGATTAAATTTTCAGACAGAGGTTCTAGCCTATGGTTAACAGTGGAACTGCAACAGCCAGAGGAACCAGAAACCACCTCACCCCCTGACCCAAACAGTGCCATGATCTTATTTACCGTTAAAGACCAAGGTAGGGGAATTCCGGCTGACAAACTTGAAAGTATATTCGGGCGTTTTCAACAGGTTGATGCTTCCGATGCCCGTAAAAAGGGAGGGACGGGTTTAGGGTTAGCGATTTGCCGTAATATAGTGGAGCAGCACGGAGGCAAAATCTGGGTTGAGAGTACTGTTGGTGAAGGCAGCAGTTTTTATTTTACCTTACCGAAAGAAACAGCAGCAGCAGAAGGTGAGAACCATGACAACTAA
- a CDS encoding response regulator, which produces MRILLVEDDEGIAKVVTAALASQHYQVDLATDGDEGIALAEIFKYDLILLDWMLPRLTGIDLCKQLRNARDRTPIILLTAQDTSTNKVEALDAGADDYLVKPLDIPELLARIRAVLRRSSTPLLPVLEWGLLHLDPSNCQVSYDQELLHLTPKEYGLVELFLRNPHRIFSQSFLLDNLWSFEEPPTENAVRAHIKSLRRKLKEAGAKNDLIETVYGLGYRLRQPPEKGSGQTKTEKNKGKKAGKKTPSNLKHSKVKSDSSLSPVPNAQSEEPKQSGLSAIWQQQKSKYIKRVNVLEQAVTDWRDGNLTGKLRQEALREAHTLAGSLGSFGFDQASLKSREIEEILQSGKKASKETIAHLSQLVVELRQELETEDNLPKPTQSQPLPTSYSRFPIPHSPRLLIVDDDLTLAQGLASELAAWKIQVEVAGDISQGRKAIAGNRPDVVLLDLCFPESAGNGFELLEELKTTEPPVPVVVFTAQESFAERVRVARLGGRGFLQKPVAPQKVMAAIAKALQQSGPPQAKLLIVDDDPQILDQLRTVLEPWGFELTLLNDPQQFWETIEQCSPDLLILDVEMPEFSGIDLCQVVRNDPRWGELPVLFLSAVQDAETVQQVFMAGADDYVQKPIRAPELLARVLNRIERSKLRIRTIAQKNQMLSDK; this is translated from the coding sequence GTGAGAATCCTGCTAGTAGAAGACGATGAAGGTATTGCCAAAGTGGTAACGGCAGCGCTAGCTAGTCAACATTATCAGGTTGATCTAGCTACAGATGGGGATGAGGGGATAGCACTAGCAGAGATATTTAAGTATGACTTGATTTTGCTAGATTGGATGCTCCCCAGGCTCACGGGGATTGATTTGTGCAAGCAGCTGCGAAACGCACGCGATCGCACTCCGATTATACTGCTCACTGCCCAAGACACCAGCACTAACAAAGTCGAAGCTTTAGACGCAGGAGCGGATGATTATTTAGTCAAGCCCTTAGACATACCTGAATTATTAGCCAGAATTCGAGCAGTGCTGCGCCGCAGCAGCACCCCCCTACTCCCGGTGCTTGAGTGGGGATTACTGCACCTTGACCCCAGTAACTGCCAGGTCAGCTACGATCAGGAACTATTACATCTGACACCTAAGGAGTATGGTCTAGTAGAGCTGTTTTTACGGAATCCCCACCGCATCTTTAGCCAAAGTTTCCTGCTAGATAATCTCTGGTCTTTTGAAGAACCCCCTACAGAAAATGCCGTTAGAGCTCATATCAAAAGTTTACGGCGGAAACTCAAGGAAGCTGGAGCCAAAAATGATTTAATTGAAACCGTCTATGGCTTGGGTTATCGGCTCAGACAACCGCCTGAGAAAGGTTCAGGTCAAACAAAGACTGAGAAAAACAAAGGCAAAAAAGCCGGGAAAAAGACCCCATCTAACCTGAAACACTCAAAGGTCAAGAGTGATAGTTCCCTTTCCCCAGTCCCTAATGCTCAATCCGAAGAACCAAAGCAATCAGGATTAAGTGCCATTTGGCAGCAGCAGAAGTCAAAGTATATCAAGCGGGTCAATGTATTGGAGCAGGCGGTGACGGATTGGCGAGATGGTAATCTTACCGGAAAGTTGCGACAGGAGGCTTTACGGGAGGCACACACCCTAGCCGGTTCCCTCGGTAGCTTTGGATTTGATCAAGCCTCTCTCAAATCCCGTGAAATTGAGGAGATATTGCAATCTGGGAAAAAAGCTAGCAAAGAGACTATAGCACATCTGTCTCAACTAGTGGTAGAACTACGACAAGAACTAGAGACCGAGGATAACCTTCCAAAACCTACTCAAAGTCAACCACTACCCACTTCCTACTCCCGATTCCCGATTCCCCACTCCCCACGACTACTGATTGTGGATGATGATTTAACACTAGCGCAAGGGTTGGCATCAGAGCTAGCAGCCTGGAAAATTCAGGTTGAGGTGGCGGGTGATATATCTCAAGGGAGAAAAGCAATTGCTGGTAACCGCCCCGATGTGGTACTACTAGACTTGTGTTTTCCTGAATCAGCGGGAAATGGTTTCGAGCTGTTAGAAGAACTGAAAACAACTGAGCCCCCTGTACCTGTGGTAGTATTTACGGCTCAAGAGAGTTTTGCTGAACGAGTCAGAGTGGCTCGTTTGGGAGGAAGGGGTTTTCTTCAGAAGCCTGTAGCACCTCAAAAGGTCATGGCTGCGATCGCTAAAGCGTTGCAACAATCCGGTCCACCACAGGCAAAGCTATTGATTGTTGACGATGACCCTCAAATCCTGGATCAGCTACGCACTGTGCTAGAACCTTGGGGATTTGAATTGACTTTGCTAAACGATCCACAACAGTTCTGGGAAACCATAGAGCAGTGTAGTCCAGATTTACTGATTTTGGATGTGGAAATGCCGGAGTTTAGCGGTATTGACCTGTGCCAGGTGGTACGCAATGACCCTCGCTGGGGTGAGTTACCCGTGCTGTTTCTATCAGCTGTTCAAGATGCTGAAACTGTGCAGCAAGTGTTTATGGCAGGGGCAGATGATTACGTACAAAAACCAATCAGGGCACCGGAGCTATTAGCTCGGGTGTTGAATCGCATTGAGCGCAGTAAACTAAGGATAAGAACGATAGCACAGAAGAATCAAATGTTGTCAGATAAATAA
- a CDS encoding peroxiredoxin, giving the protein MALQVGMDAPAFTVKDDEGNTVSLSDFGGKTVVLYFYPKDDTPGCTKEAQSFRDNYTEYQGKDMVVLGVSMDDEASHKQFKEKYGLPFTLLADTDGAISKAYDVDGGGYSKRVTYIINGEGKITHVDETVKTATHAQDILAAMG; this is encoded by the coding sequence ATGGCTCTTCAAGTTGGCATGGATGCACCAGCATTTACTGTCAAAGACGACGAAGGCAATACCGTTTCACTGTCCGACTTTGGGGGTAAAACTGTAGTGCTTTATTTTTACCCCAAAGACGATACTCCAGGATGCACCAAGGAAGCCCAAAGCTTTCGGGATAACTACACTGAGTATCAAGGTAAAGACATGGTGGTACTTGGGGTCAGTATGGATGATGAGGCATCCCACAAACAATTTAAGGAAAAGTATGGTCTGCCTTTCACCCTGCTAGCGGATACGGATGGCGCAATTAGCAAGGCTTATGATGTTGATGGTGGGGGTTACTCCAAGCGGGTAACCTACATTATCAACGGCGAAGGCAAAATTACTCACGTTGATGAGACCGTAAAAACGGCTACCCACGCTCAAGATATCTTGGCAGCCATGGGCTAA
- a CDS encoding Npun_F0494 family protein, with protein MARTSIQSQGSQPIQYPDRTTKRAEQAMRCLPFQMPLLAAMRSSSVPLLSIVGLEGVERNYTTRPRSELAVENDLMWLIQVGVLRREVDGQGITDSFRLTPLGRQLLEKWERLGETLPPPSLSDRLHHTLNRWLRLSV; from the coding sequence GTGGCAAGAACTTCAATTCAGTCTCAAGGTAGCCAGCCTATTCAATATCCTGACCGAACTACTAAGCGTGCAGAGCAAGCAATGCGCTGTTTGCCATTCCAAATGCCTCTATTGGCAGCGATGCGTTCTAGCAGTGTTCCACTCTTATCTATAGTAGGTCTTGAAGGTGTGGAGAGAAACTACACAACGCGCCCTAGGTCGGAATTGGCAGTAGAAAACGATTTAATGTGGTTGATTCAAGTGGGTGTATTACGTAGAGAAGTAGACGGTCAGGGAATTACGGATAGTTTTCGATTGACACCTTTGGGTCGTCAGTTGTTAGAAAAGTGGGAACGGCTTGGAGAAACCTTACCTCCACCCTCATTATCAGACCGACTCCATCATACCTTGAATCGCTGGCTAAGATTGTCGGTTTAA
- the cobQ gene encoding cobyric acid synthase CobQ: MKAIMVVGTTSHAGKSLITTALCRLLSRQGWRVCPFKGQNMALNAYVTPNGGEIGHAQAVQAWAAGVIPCVEMNPILLKPQGDMTSQVILMGKAVGKVSAGEYYEKYFDKGWQVIEESLRRLTNEFDLVVCEGAGSPVEINIKHRDLTNMRVARYLKAPTLLVVDIDRGGSFAQVIGTLELLEPEERALIKGVVINKFRGQRSLLEPGIKWLEERTGIPVVGVIPWIDILFPAEDSLDLLDRNTRKKSNQEVTIVVIRLPRISNFTDFDPLEAEPSVFLKYLSPNETLGYPDAVILPGTKTTIADMMVLQKSGMAEQIQNYAASGGTILGICGGFQMLGKTLVDPDGLEGKQGRHPGLGLLPLKTLITSGKVARQRMVTSNYPQVGLPITGYEIHQGRSRLLEAEMGDNKSAYRALFDDHGLGIVDVNQSIWGSYLHGMFDNSPWRRAWLNQLRSRRGLPSLPTGVVNYREQRETLLNSLADTIESHLDLTPILRS, from the coding sequence ATGAAAGCGATTATGGTGGTGGGTACTACATCCCACGCAGGAAAATCCTTGATAACCACAGCTCTATGTCGCCTTCTCTCGCGACAAGGCTGGCGTGTGTGTCCCTTTAAGGGTCAGAACATGGCTCTAAATGCCTATGTGACACCCAATGGCGGAGAAATTGGACATGCCCAAGCAGTACAAGCTTGGGCTGCAGGTGTCATTCCCTGTGTGGAAATGAACCCAATTTTACTCAAACCCCAAGGTGACATGACCTCCCAGGTCATTCTTATGGGTAAAGCCGTAGGGAAGGTTAGTGCTGGGGAGTACTACGAAAAGTACTTTGATAAGGGTTGGCAGGTGATTGAAGAATCACTGCGACGTTTAACCAATGAGTTTGATTTAGTCGTGTGTGAGGGAGCTGGTAGCCCAGTAGAAATTAATATCAAGCACCGCGACTTGACCAATATGCGAGTGGCGCGGTACCTCAAAGCTCCCACCTTGCTGGTGGTAGATATTGACCGTGGAGGGTCTTTTGCTCAGGTAATCGGTACTCTCGAACTGCTCGAACCAGAGGAGAGAGCTTTGATTAAAGGTGTCGTGATTAATAAGTTTAGGGGTCAGCGATCGCTGCTCGAACCCGGGATAAAATGGTTAGAAGAACGCACTGGTATTCCTGTCGTTGGAGTTATTCCGTGGATTGATATACTGTTTCCCGCTGAAGATTCCCTTGACTTACTAGATCGCAACACCAGGAAAAAGTCCAATCAGGAAGTCACTATCGTAGTAATTCGTTTACCTCGAATTTCTAACTTTACTGATTTTGACCCCCTCGAAGCCGAACCCAGCGTCTTTTTGAAATATCTGTCACCAAACGAAACCTTGGGATATCCAGATGCAGTGATTCTCCCAGGGACAAAAACTACCATTGCGGACATGATGGTACTCCAAAAAAGTGGCATGGCTGAGCAAATTCAAAACTACGCTGCCTCAGGTGGGACAATTTTGGGAATTTGTGGGGGATTCCAAATGCTAGGCAAAACCCTAGTTGATCCCGATGGATTAGAGGGTAAACAGGGACGTCATCCAGGATTAGGCTTGTTGCCCTTAAAAACCTTGATTACCAGTGGCAAAGTTGCCCGTCAACGGATGGTGACATCAAATTATCCCCAAGTTGGCTTACCCATTACCGGTTACGAAATTCATCAGGGGCGTTCGCGACTGCTTGAGGCGGAGATGGGAGATAATAAATCTGCTTATCGAGCGTTATTCGATGACCATGGTTTGGGCATTGTTGACGTGAATCAATCAATTTGGGGCAGCTATCTCCATGGCATGTTTGACAATAGTCCTTGGCGACGTGCCTGGTTGAATCAACTGCGCTCCAGACGAGGGCTACCTTCTCTCCCTACTGGGGTTGTCAACTATCGGGAACAACGAGAAACACTTTTGAATTCACTGGCTGATACTATCGAATCTCATCTTGATTTAACCCCGATTTTAAGGTCTTAG
- a CDS encoding 2Fe-2S iron-sulfur cluster-binding protein: MSVSVRFLPDDVTVEAEVGEPILLVAERAGVFIATGCLMGSCHACEVDIENGPTVCSCITAVPAGYEQLTINLYSDTNW, from the coding sequence ATGAGTGTAAGCGTTCGCTTTCTACCAGATGATGTGACAGTTGAGGCCGAAGTCGGAGAACCCATCCTTCTAGTGGCTGAACGTGCTGGTGTGTTCATTGCCACAGGTTGCCTGATGGGTTCTTGTCATGCCTGTGAGGTAGATATAGAAAATGGACCGACTGTTTGTTCTTGTATCACTGCTGTACCTGCAGGTTATGAACAGCTGACGATTAATCTATACTCTGACACCAATTGGTAG
- the mnmA gene encoding tRNA 2-thiouridine(34) synthase MnmA: MNKVVVGLSGGVDSSVAAATLHHKGYEVVGLTLWLMKGKGQCCSEGMVDAAFICEQLGIPHHIVDSRDVFQENIVDYLVSGYQSGITPLPCSQCNKAVKFGPMLTYARETLGIDKIATGHYARITYDAECDRYQLRRALDLTKDQSYFLYDLTQDLLAASLFPLGELKKTETRRLAAEYNLKTADKPESQDLCLIESHGSMQKFLDKYISQTTGDIVDLDGNVVGQHQGIHHYTIGQRKGLGIAAPNPLYVIALDAARNRVIVGERHQATQPECTVHRVNWVSIQEPTVPIRASVQVRYRSPAVPVNVIPLEGNRIRLVFDEPQFSITPGQAAVLYDGELVLGGGIIEQLPEKIANDKLVEG, from the coding sequence ATGAATAAAGTTGTCGTTGGCTTGTCTGGCGGAGTAGACAGTTCCGTAGCTGCCGCCACCCTCCATCACAAAGGATATGAAGTTGTAGGATTGACCCTTTGGTTAATGAAAGGGAAGGGTCAATGCTGCTCTGAGGGAATGGTCGATGCAGCGTTTATCTGTGAACAATTAGGGATTCCCCACCATATTGTGGACAGTCGCGATGTTTTTCAGGAAAACATTGTGGATTACTTAGTGTCGGGTTACCAATCTGGGATTACTCCACTCCCCTGTTCTCAGTGCAACAAGGCAGTAAAGTTTGGTCCGATGCTGACCTATGCCCGTGAGACATTGGGGATTGACAAAATAGCCACAGGTCACTATGCCCGGATTACTTATGATGCTGAATGCGATCGCTATCAATTGCGGCGAGCACTAGACTTGACAAAAGACCAGTCATACTTCCTGTATGACTTGACTCAAGACCTGCTGGCGGCTTCCCTATTTCCTTTGGGAGAACTGAAGAAAACGGAAACGCGACGCCTTGCTGCTGAGTATAATCTCAAGACTGCTGATAAACCAGAAAGTCAGGACTTGTGTTTAATCGAATCCCACGGTTCGATGCAGAAGTTCCTGGACAAGTATATTTCCCAAACCACAGGTGACATCGTGGACTTGGATGGAAATGTGGTAGGGCAACATCAAGGAATTCACCACTACACCATTGGACAACGGAAAGGGCTAGGTATAGCTGCTCCCAATCCCTTGTATGTGATTGCCCTCGATGCAGCCAGGAATCGGGTAATTGTGGGGGAACGCCACCAAGCCACCCAACCTGAATGTACGGTTCATCGGGTCAATTGGGTATCGATTCAGGAACCTACGGTTCCCATTCGAGCTTCTGTGCAAGTTCGCTATCGCTCACCTGCTGTACCTGTAAATGTGATTCCTCTAGAAGGAAATCGGATCAGATTAGTGTTCGATGAACCACAATTCAGCATCACGCCAGGACAGGCTGCTGTTCTGTATGACGGGGAGCTGGTGCTCGGAGGTGGCATTATTGAGCAGCTACCAGAGAAAATAGCCAATGACAAATTGGTTGAAGGTTGA
- the queF gene encoding preQ(1) synthase, translating to MSNSFTQEQASPQVDTPQIKYGEQEIAQAKLITFPNPRIGRPYNINITLPEFTCKCPFSGYPDFATIYITYVPNELVVELKALKLYINTYRDRYISHEESINQILDDFVAACNPEDVTIKGDFNPRGNVHTVVEVRHQK from the coding sequence ATGAGTAATTCCTTTACCCAGGAACAAGCATCACCACAAGTAGACACACCCCAGATTAAATACGGTGAACAGGAGATTGCCCAGGCAAAACTTATTACCTTTCCCAATCCCCGTATCGGTCGTCCCTATAACATTAACATCACCTTACCGGAGTTTACTTGCAAGTGCCCCTTTTCTGGTTATCCGGACTTTGCCACGATTTACATCACCTACGTTCCCAATGAACTGGTGGTAGAACTAAAGGCGCTTAAGTTGTATATCAATACCTACCGAGATCGCTACATCTCCCACGAAGAGAGTATCAACCAAATTTTAGATGACTTCGTAGCCGCCTGCAACCCAGAAGATGTCACCATCAAGGGGGATTTTAACCCACGGGGTAACGTTCACACCGTTGTAGAAGTGCGACACCAAAAGTAA
- a CDS encoding WecB/TagA/CpsF family glycosyltransferase — MREIVKILNLDIDNISKSELLKRLDTGVIFTPNVDHLVKLQKDSEFMKAYRIADYRLCDSKVVYYASRFLGSPIQEKISGSDLFPAFYDYHRNNDTIKIFLLGGREGVAKQAQENVNARVGREIVIAAHSPSFGFEKNEAECREILEMVKNSGATVLAVGVGAPKQEKWIHKYKDQLPSIKIFMAVGATLDFEAGTKPRSPVWMSEVGLEWLHRLISEPRRLWRRYLFDAPVFLWLVLKQKLKSSMLPPARVNLN, encoded by the coding sequence ATGAGAGAAATAGTCAAAATCCTAAACTTAGATATTGATAATATCTCAAAGTCAGAGCTTTTAAAGCGGCTCGATACCGGGGTGATTTTCACTCCCAATGTCGATCACTTAGTCAAGCTACAAAAAGACTCTGAATTCATGAAGGCATATCGAATTGCCGATTATAGATTATGTGATAGTAAAGTTGTGTATTATGCGTCAAGGTTTTTGGGGTCACCCATACAGGAGAAAATTTCTGGATCTGACCTTTTTCCAGCTTTTTATGATTATCACAGAAACAATGATACTATTAAAATATTTCTCTTAGGTGGACGAGAAGGAGTCGCTAAACAAGCTCAAGAAAATGTCAATGCTAGAGTTGGCAGAGAAATTGTTATCGCTGCGCACTCCCCATCATTCGGATTTGAGAAGAATGAAGCTGAATGCCGAGAAATCCTAGAAATGGTTAAGAACTCTGGAGCTACAGTACTAGCTGTGGGAGTTGGTGCGCCTAAGCAAGAAAAGTGGATACACAAGTACAAAGATCAATTACCAAGCATTAAAATATTCATGGCAGTAGGTGCCACCCTTGATTTTGAAGCAGGAACCAAACCAAGGTCCCCTGTATGGATGAGCGAGGTAGGCTTAGAATGGTTACACAGGCTAATATCTGAACCACGACGATTGTGGCGGCGATACCTGTTTGATGCTCCGGTCTTCCTTTGGTTAGTGTTGAAACAAAAACTCAAGAGTTCTATGTTGCCACCAGCTAGGGTCAATCTGAATTGA